In one Dermacentor albipictus isolate Rhodes 1998 colony chromosome 4, USDA_Dalb.pri_finalv2, whole genome shotgun sequence genomic region, the following are encoded:
- the LOC139059686 gene encoding acetylcholinesterase-1-like, with protein MSCFRKGQMVIYTNILFTALVLPSSYATSSVVVSTADGFLRGLSQTVLGKDIQVFLGIPYAKPPVEELRFQKPQPLSPRDGVYDATGAKNSCIQSPYPKIFDIPMKLSEDCLYLNVWTPLASERLKLPVLVWLHGGMFTAGSAYEARYNGSALAALNDVAVVSCNFRLSVFGFLDANHTEAPGNLGLWDQLFVLQWVRRNIHAFGGDPHAVTLFGESSGARMTHAHVLSPHSRDLFHRVFLMSTAMSHDTCVDTVAQSIAKGNVLSKAVGCGSFDLATNTSQALECLRRREAEEICTATQLTFRPTLETEFLPFLPSVASENEYFSTVDAMVSVTANEGPFVFLVLRDDEVVKDDLSTVGGDLLKASVDSLMRTFFKDSFRAVATDYMKAIPADNKTALRQMVAGLMGDCFFNCPTRLFAEKYSAKGRKVYAVVFAHRSRKSQLPEWFGATHLQEVQFVFGIPFLGPANYTDEDREYSVYAMKSLTSFARTGVPVLPDGTEWPEFSLQHGDFIWLQPGNYTMAKNFVATSCDLWRTLL; from the exons AT GAGTTGCTTCAGGAAGGGCCAAATGGTCATCTACACGAACATACTCTTCACGGCACTCGTTCTGCCATCATCCTACGCCACTAGTAGCGTAGTCGTCTCGACAGCAGATGGTTTCCTTCGGGGCCTGTCCCAAACGGTACTCGGAAAAGACATTCAAGTGTTCTTGGGAATTCCATACGCTAAACCACCAGTCGAAGAACTGCGGTTCCAGAAACCACAACCCCTTTCTCCGCGGGACGGAGTCTACGATGCAACAGGCGCTAAGAACTCCTGCATTCAGTCTCCGTATCCGAAAATCTTTGACATTCCAATGAAGCTCTCCGAAGACTGTCTCTATCTGAACGTCTGGACACCGCTGGCTTCGGAAAGGTTGAAACTGCCCGTTCTGGTGTGGCTTCACGGAGGAATGTTTACAGCGGGCTCGGCATACGAAGCTAGGTATAACGGCTCTGCCTTGGCAGCCCTCAATGACGTTGCCGTAGTTTCTTGCAACTTTCGCCTGTCAGTGTTCGGTTTCTTGGACGCAAATCATACTGAAGCACCCGGTAACTTGGGTCTGTGGGACCAGCTGTTTGTCTTGCAATGGGTCCGCCGAAACATACACGCATTCGGCGGAGATCCGCATGCGGTGACTCTGTTTGGTGAAAGCTCCGGTGCCAGAATGACTCATGCTCACGTTCTGTCGCCTCACAGTCGCGATCTCTTTCATCGAGTTTTCCTGATGAGCACCGCCATGAGCCACGACACTTGCGTCGACACTGTGGCCCAGAGCATCGCTAAAGGCAACGTTCTCTCTAAAGCCGTAGGCTGTGGCTCCTTCGACCTGGCGACTAATACCAGCCAAGCACTCGAGTGTCTTAGGCGCAGAGAAGCGGAGGAAATTTGTACGGCCACGCAATTAACATTTAGGCCAACGCTGGAGACTGAGTTCCTCCCGTTTCTTCCATCAGTCGCCAGCGAGAACGAATATTTTAGCACTGTCGACGCAATGGTAAGCGTTACGGCTAACGAGGGaccttttgtatttcttgttctGCGAGATGACGAAGTCGTTAAGGACGACTTGAGTACTGTCGGTGGGGATTTGCTGAAAGCGTCTGTCGACAGCCTTATGCGAACTTTTTTCAAAGACAGCTTCCGTGCCGTAGCCACGGACTATATGAAGGCTATTCCTGCTGATAACAAGACTGCACTGAGACAGATGGTGGCAGGGCTAATGGGTGACTGTTTTTTCAACTGTCCAACAAGGCTCTTTGCCGAGAAGTACTCCGCTAAAGGCAGGAAGGTGTACGCAGTGGTTTTTGCGCACCGGTCCAGGAAGTCACAGTTGCCAGAGTGGTTTGGCGCAACGCACCTGCAGGAAGTGCAGTTCGTATTCGGCATTCCTTTCCTGGGTCCAGCAAACTACACGGACGAAGACCGAGAATATAGCGTATACGCCATGAAGAgtctgacgtcattcgctcgAACTGG